One genomic region from Microcystis panniformis FACHB-1757 encodes:
- a CDS encoding transposase, whose protein sequence is MKTENRIFSQVYSYLEQGSRFVDKRHLTVLSWMVTALLSSQSLNQARWEPFVQSRAEQANSYQRRWNRFCQNGRVAVEKIYIPLILKAIETWKEKGERLYLAIDTTLLWNQYCFVYLAVVCGGRAVPLMWMGLEHGSASLAFEKYEPLLDRAKGYLQGFENVMLLADRGFANQQLIQWLRKNTWHWCLRLPCDTLIYGVRRRGFGYEVRELYPPKRQACFDRNVQVWQEARITAHLALASVPGVKDNWAILSDEPPTLDTFWQYGLRFPIEHLFQGQ, encoded by the coding sequence ATGAAAACCGAGAACAGAATCTTCTCCCAAGTTTATTCCTATCTAGAACAAGGAAGCCGATTTGTGGATAAAAGACATTTAACCGTCCTCAGTTGGATGGTGACAGCCCTACTCAGTAGTCAAAGTCTCAATCAAGCCAGATGGGAACCCTTTGTACAAAGCAGAGCCGAACAAGCCAATAGTTATCAGAGACGGTGGAATCGCTTTTGCCAGAATGGAAGAGTAGCGGTGGAAAAGATATACATCCCCTTAATATTGAAAGCCATCGAGACTTGGAAGGAGAAGGGGGAAAGACTGTATCTAGCAATAGATACCACTCTGTTGTGGAATCAATACTGCTTTGTCTATCTAGCGGTGGTCTGCGGGGGGAGAGCCGTCCCCTTGATGTGGATGGGATTAGAACATGGTAGTGCCAGCCTAGCTTTTGAGAAATACGAACCCTTGTTGGACAGAGCCAAAGGCTATCTTCAGGGCTTTGAGAATGTCATGCTGTTAGCCGACCGAGGCTTTGCCAATCAGCAATTAATTCAATGGCTCAGGAAAAATACTTGGCATTGGTGTCTTCGCTTACCTTGCGATACCCTCATTTACGGTGTTCGCCGTCGGGGTTTTGGCTATGAGGTCAGAGAACTCTATCCTCCCAAACGGCAAGCCTGCTTTGATCGCAACGTTCAAGTCTGGCAGGAGGCTAGAATCACTGCTCATCTTGCTTTAGCCTCTGTTCCAGGGGTTAAGGATAATTGGGCAATTCTGAGCGATGAACCTCCTACCCTTGACACCTTCTGGCAGTATGGTCTTCGTTTTCCCATTGAACATCTCTTTCAAGGGCAGTAA
- a CDS encoding type II toxin-antitoxin system Phd/YefM family antitoxin produces the protein MHQIDINQAQTQLESLLQSALKGDEIIITQNDQPVLKLVRLTPPPKRRQSGSAKGLIWMSPDFDEPLEDFSEYMG, from the coding sequence ATGCACCAAATTGATATAAATCAAGCTCAAACACAACTAGAAAGCTTATTGCAATCTGCACTCAAGGGGGATGAGATTATCATCACCCAGAATGATCAACCGGTTTTAAAATTAGTGCGATTGACTCCACCCCCAAAACGCCGTCAGAGTGGGAGTGCCAAAGGATTAATCTGGATGTCACCTGATTTTGATGAACCTTTGGAAGATTTCAGTGAGTACATGGGATGA
- a CDS encoding type II toxin-antitoxin system VapC family toxin — MKLLLDTHTFLWFINNSPQLSIDAKNLIESDVDLLLSIASLWEIAIKVSIGKLTIPNTYDQFIPQQVQLNDMEILSISMAHLTVVTLTDGHKWVKT; from the coding sequence ATGAAATTATTACTCGATACCCATACATTTCTTTGGTTTATTAATAACAGTCCTCAGTTGAGTATTGATGCTAAAAATTTAATTGAATCAGATGTCGATCTACTGTTGAGTATTGCCAGTTTGTGGGAAATTGCCATCAAAGTTAGTATTGGCAAGCTAACCATACCCAATACATACGATCAATTTATTCCTCAACAAGTGCAACTTAACGACATGGAAATTCTATCAATCAGCATGGCACATCTTACAGTTGTCACACTGACTGACGGACACAAGTGGGTCAAAACCTGA